The following are encoded in a window of Roseimaritima ulvae genomic DNA:
- a CDS encoding HpcH/HpaI aldolase family protein, translating to MPDSTADSQPSQSFADRLRGGQTLLGTMLTTAAPQWLPLVSAAGVDAVFIDTEHTPLDRREVAWMCRAFGAAGIASLVRIPAPDPYQACMALDDGATGVIAPYIETLEQVRQLVGATKHRPLKGHRLAERLGGQVFESALETYSRQRCRNNVLLIQVESQRAVDDLAQLVAVEGVDGTLLGPHDLTCNMGIPEQYDDQRFIDAVAEVCRVCRAANVAPGMPWWPPLGSVERYMQLGIQLMFYGSDAGLFGAALEQGIKQLRQVR from the coding sequence ATGCCTGATTCCACTGCTGATTCGCAACCTTCGCAATCGTTTGCCGACCGCCTTCGCGGTGGGCAAACGCTGCTGGGGACGATGCTGACCACCGCCGCTCCGCAGTGGCTGCCGCTGGTTTCCGCGGCCGGCGTCGACGCGGTGTTTATCGATACCGAACACACGCCGCTTGATCGCCGCGAAGTGGCTTGGATGTGTCGCGCTTTCGGGGCCGCTGGGATCGCGTCGTTGGTGCGAATTCCTGCCCCGGATCCCTATCAGGCTTGCATGGCGCTTGACGATGGGGCGACGGGAGTGATCGCGCCCTATATCGAAACGCTCGAACAGGTGCGGCAATTGGTGGGAGCCACCAAACATCGACCGCTCAAAGGTCACCGTCTGGCCGAACGACTGGGCGGACAAGTGTTTGAATCGGCGCTCGAGACGTACAGCCGTCAGCGCTGCCGCAACAATGTGCTGTTGATTCAAGTGGAATCGCAGCGGGCGGTGGATGACTTGGCGCAGTTGGTTGCGGTCGAAGGCGTGGATGGAACGTTGTTAGGGCCGCATGACCTGACCTGCAACATGGGCATCCCCGAGCAGTACGACGACCAACGCTTTATCGATGCGGTGGCCGAGGTTTGTCGGGTCTGCCGAGCGGCGAACGTGGCTCCGGGCATGCCCTGGTGGCCGCCGCTGGGATCGGTCGAGCGATACATGCAGCTGGGCATCCAGCTGATGTTCTACGGCAGCGATGCCGGCCTATTCGGAGCCGCATTGGAGCAAGGCATCAAGCAACTACGGCAGGTACGTTAG
- a CDS encoding ABC transporter permease gives MNILQIAWRNFQQRSLSSVLTTISLALGVALTVAVLAVYGIVSDAFQRNASVGYNLVVGPKGSPLQLTLNSVYYLSQPIENLPYTQYMEFLSKEQRAEQVASYGGPAELAERDGAYSAYVRGGFAIPLALGDYFGQFRVVGTTPAFFEELRYGLDVDKPFKFSAGRAIEHHSEEHGYFEAVVGSRVAQEMNVGIGDEFFPTHGDPTGHGHELGFTIVGVMEPTGTPNDRVAIVNLEGFYLMGGHAKPIDEEELTEQEKVDAEAEADESAEGPAKFKPLSIRQREVTSILIRTGNPLFGPQIQNVVNEDIYAQAAAPVLEINKLMNLIVAPLLTALMIITVITCIVAAVGILVSIYNSMNDRKRDIAVMRALGARRDTVTSVILLESLLIAVIGGAAGWMLAHVGIWLSGGYIEEQTGVQPGLFSTSPYELVILPLVLGLAALAGLLPAVAAYRTDVTANLNA, from the coding sequence ATGAATATTCTTCAAATCGCCTGGCGAAACTTTCAGCAACGCTCGCTGTCGAGTGTGCTGACGACCATCTCGCTGGCTCTGGGCGTGGCCCTCACGGTGGCCGTATTAGCCGTCTATGGGATCGTCTCGGACGCTTTCCAACGCAACGCTTCGGTGGGCTATAACCTGGTCGTTGGTCCCAAGGGCAGTCCGCTGCAACTGACGCTCAACAGCGTCTATTACCTCAGCCAACCCATCGAAAACCTGCCCTACACGCAGTACATGGAGTTCCTTAGCAAGGAACAACGCGCCGAGCAGGTGGCGAGCTACGGCGGACCGGCTGAATTGGCCGAACGTGACGGGGCCTACAGCGCCTATGTACGGGGCGGGTTTGCCATCCCGCTGGCTCTGGGCGATTACTTTGGACAATTCCGAGTCGTGGGTACCACGCCGGCTTTCTTCGAAGAACTCCGCTATGGCTTGGACGTCGACAAACCTTTCAAATTTTCCGCCGGCCGCGCCATCGAGCACCATTCCGAAGAGCACGGATATTTCGAAGCCGTCGTCGGTTCGCGAGTGGCACAGGAAATGAACGTCGGCATCGGCGATGAATTCTTTCCCACCCACGGCGATCCCACCGGCCACGGCCACGAATTGGGCTTTACCATCGTGGGCGTGATGGAACCCACCGGGACGCCCAATGACCGGGTGGCGATCGTCAACCTGGAAGGTTTTTACCTGATGGGCGGTCACGCCAAACCGATTGATGAAGAAGAGCTGACCGAGCAGGAGAAAGTCGACGCGGAGGCGGAAGCCGATGAGTCCGCCGAGGGGCCGGCGAAGTTTAAACCGCTGTCGATCCGGCAACGTGAAGTCACCAGCATCCTGATCCGAACCGGCAACCCGCTGTTCGGTCCGCAGATCCAGAATGTGGTCAACGAAGATATCTACGCGCAAGCCGCCGCGCCGGTGCTGGAGATCAATAAGTTGATGAACCTGATCGTGGCGCCGTTGCTGACCGCGCTGATGATCATCACGGTGATCACCTGCATCGTTGCGGCCGTGGGCATTCTGGTCAGTATCTACAACTCGATGAACGATCGAAAACGCGATATCGCGGTGATGCGAGCCCTGGGCGCCCGCCGCGATACGGTGACCAGCGTGATCCTGTTGGAAAGCCTGTTGATCGCCGTCATCGGGGGCGCCGCGGGATGGATGCTGGCCCACGTGGGCATCTGGCTTTCCGGTGGCTACATCGAAGAGCAGACCGGCGTCCAACCCGGTTTGTTTTCCACTTCGCCCTACGAACTAGTCATCCTACCCCTGGTGTTGGGCTTGGCCGCCCTGGCCGGCCTGCTGCCCGCCGTGGCGGCGTATCGCACCGACGTAACGGCGAACCTCAATGCCTGA
- a CDS encoding ABC transporter ATP-binding protein, with protein MSTPALLNIRAVKKSFAQPGGGRLPVLDVPQFDIAAGEQAVLIGRSGGGKTTLLHLIAGLTTPDEGSIRVGDIELTELSEAGRDRYRASMLGYVFQTFNLLSGFTALENVRLGMSFASGRHDLARAHELLDRVGLADRADYRPSQLSVGQQQRVAIARALSSKPRLLLADEPTANVDPASQQQVIDLIRETCRDEQIGLLLVTHTMDVADQFDRVENLADINLAFKAAAGATH; from the coding sequence ATGAGTACCCCAGCTTTACTAAATATCCGCGCGGTGAAAAAGTCCTTCGCGCAGCCCGGTGGCGGTCGGCTGCCGGTGCTGGACGTTCCCCAATTTGATATCGCCGCCGGCGAACAAGCCGTATTGATCGGACGCAGCGGGGGCGGCAAAACGACCCTGTTGCACCTGATCGCGGGTTTGACCACCCCCGACGAGGGTTCGATCCGTGTGGGCGACATCGAACTGACCGAATTGAGCGAAGCGGGCCGCGACCGCTATCGTGCATCGATGTTGGGGTACGTGTTTCAAACCTTCAACTTGCTGTCCGGCTTTACCGCGTTGGAAAACGTGCGGCTGGGGATGAGCTTCGCCAGCGGCCGGCACGATTTGGCGCGAGCGCATGAATTGCTCGATCGTGTGGGCTTGGCCGATCGCGCCGACTACCGACCCTCACAGTTATCCGTCGGACAACAGCAACGCGTCGCCATCGCTCGCGCTTTGTCTTCCAAGCCGCGGCTGCTGTTGGCCGACGAGCCGACGGCGAATGTCGATCCGGCCAGCCAACAACAGGTCATCGACTTGATCCGAGAAACCTGCCGGGACGAGCAGATCGGATTGTTGTTGGTGACCCATACCATGGACGTCGCGGATCAGTTTGATCGCGTGGAAAATCTGGCCGACATCAATCTGGCCTTCAAAGCGGCTGCGGGAGCGACGCACTGA
- the smpB gene encoding SsrA-binding protein SmpB: MPKKNKSKKSKKSEKSKKGNKAKEPTTTIVSENRKARHRYEIIDSLECGMMLMGSEVKAMRDGKLSLDEAYIRFQKDELWLIGADISHYANAGMWNHDPRRPRKLLVHKRELDAFGLKAKERGLTLIPLRVYFNARGIAKCVMGLVKGKQLHDKRQAIKDRDTQRGLQRAMRGRK; this comes from the coding sequence ATGCCAAAAAAGAACAAGTCAAAAAAATCCAAGAAGTCGGAAAAATCCAAGAAGGGCAACAAGGCCAAAGAGCCGACCACGACCATCGTTTCGGAGAATCGTAAGGCTCGTCATCGCTACGAGATCATCGATTCGCTGGAATGTGGCATGATGTTGATGGGCAGCGAGGTCAAAGCCATGCGGGATGGCAAACTGTCGCTCGACGAAGCCTACATTCGCTTTCAAAAAGACGAGTTGTGGTTGATCGGCGCCGATATCAGCCACTACGCCAATGCGGGAATGTGGAACCATGACCCCCGTCGGCCCCGCAAACTGTTGGTCCATAAACGTGAACTGGATGCCTTTGGATTAAAGGCGAAAGAACGTGGCCTGACCCTGATTCCACTGCGTGTGTACTTCAACGCTCGCGGCATCGCCAAATGTGTGATGGGGTTGGTCAAAGGAAAGCAACTGCATGATAAACGTCAAGCCATCAAAGATCGTGATACCCAACGCGGCCTGCAACGCGCGATGAGAGGTCGCAAATGA
- the lipA gene encoding lipoyl synthase → MAFRLPVVAEPEMPTGTVTTASGRLPRWLKRPVPKGNVNHLTSELLEELRLETVCENAKCPNRMECYSQQTATFMILGNVCTRPCGFCAVHRGRPPQLPEADEPQRVAEAAARLGLKHVVITSVTRDDLPDGGADHFYQCILAVRERTGASVEVLTPDFVQCKDALARVVEAEPEVFNHNMETVSRLYRRVRGPKSDYSWTLEMLRRVREMNPAVRTKSGLMLGLGEQRDELLDALADLRSHNVDFLTLGQYLQPGDKYLPVVRYVPPEEFEELGEIAKQMGFKKVASGPFVRSSYHARDMAETD, encoded by the coding sequence ATGGCTTTTCGCTTGCCCGTCGTCGCCGAACCCGAGATGCCCACCGGCACGGTCACCACCGCTAGCGGCCGCTTGCCGCGGTGGCTGAAGCGGCCCGTGCCCAAAGGCAATGTCAATCACCTGACATCGGAATTGCTGGAAGAACTGCGGCTGGAAACGGTTTGCGAGAACGCCAAGTGCCCCAACCGCATGGAGTGTTACAGCCAACAGACGGCCACCTTCATGATCTTGGGCAACGTTTGCACGCGGCCCTGCGGATTTTGTGCCGTGCATCGCGGGCGTCCGCCTCAATTGCCCGAAGCCGACGAACCGCAGCGGGTGGCCGAAGCGGCCGCGCGGCTGGGCCTGAAACATGTGGTCATCACCAGTGTGACCCGTGACGACCTGCCCGATGGGGGTGCCGATCATTTCTACCAATGCATCCTGGCCGTCCGCGAGCGGACCGGAGCCAGCGTGGAAGTGCTAACGCCCGACTTCGTACAGTGCAAAGACGCGTTGGCGCGGGTCGTGGAAGCGGAACCGGAAGTTTTTAATCACAACATGGAAACGGTCAGCCGGCTGTATCGCCGCGTCCGGGGTCCCAAGAGCGACTACAGCTGGACCCTGGAAATGCTCCGCCGGGTCCGCGAAATGAACCCCGCGGTCCGCACCAAGAGCGGCTTGATGCTGGGTTTGGGCGAACAGCGCGACGAGTTGCTTGATGCCCTGGCCGACCTTCGCAGCCACAACGTCGACTTCCTCACCCTGGGCCAATACCTGCAGCCGGGCGACAAGTATTTGCCGGTCGTGCGCTATGTCCCGCCGGAAGAATTTGAGGAACTGGGCGAGATCGCCAAGCAGATGGGATTCAAAAAAGTTGCCAGCGGCCCCTTCGTCCGCAGCAGCTACCACGCCCGCGACATGGCCGAAACCGACTGA
- a CDS encoding MutS-related protein: protein MPDTAPAPPSADQPDAGCQAAMQRYTARLDELSRQRDQCKQVDRRWHMARLAAFFIAGGCLFFGYVNADLVGLVYIGWLGVLAFLVAITVHQRVRDQLEEIRRARSIQRRLLSRLQRRWDRLPLWHPSEQWMAENDVSADVADDLDLFGRGSLFQLASLASTGPGLRTLAQWLGGPAESESADARAEAIDAMAPLREEREAFYLLAKRAADGTAEPDRFVEWAGGGTYLDSRSWLRTWARLSPIVLLAGVIIGVVTASLPTLLVLGGGVVLINVLLTVLHLGPIHDIFSVALSGRGDVEGYTQLFGTAEHLPDHPDSLRAIKQTLVDDPDHSAVVALRQLQSAATMASLRHSGLLFILYVILQAVALWDIHVLAALEKWQNRHGDNAARWFKALGSLEAFMSLAALRDEYPNWARATWMDSSDDCQVTATRMGHPLLTDAERVLNDVSVGPPGTVLLVTGSNMSGKSTMLRSVGLNVMLASAGAPVCAAALQLPSLELSTSIRVRDSVREGVSFYMAELKRLRIVVEHARALRSRQDRRVLYLLDEILQGTNNRERQIAVARVLGHLIDTGAIGAISTHDLDLADDPLLQSVAHPVHFRETIQQDAEGRDTMTFDYVMREGVTPTTNALRLLEMVGLGEE from the coding sequence GTGCCTGACACTGCCCCTGCGCCTCCCTCTGCCGATCAACCTGACGCGGGTTGCCAAGCGGCGATGCAACGATACACCGCCAGACTGGACGAACTGAGCCGGCAACGCGACCAGTGTAAACAAGTCGACCGACGCTGGCACATGGCTCGCCTGGCGGCCTTTTTCATCGCCGGCGGATGCCTGTTTTTCGGTTACGTCAACGCCGACCTTGTGGGCCTGGTGTACATCGGCTGGCTGGGCGTGCTGGCTTTCCTGGTCGCAATCACGGTCCATCAACGCGTCCGCGATCAGCTGGAAGAAATCCGTCGCGCCCGTTCGATTCAACGACGCCTGCTGTCACGGCTGCAACGACGTTGGGATCGGCTGCCGCTGTGGCACCCCAGCGAACAGTGGATGGCGGAAAATGATGTCTCGGCCGACGTCGCGGATGACCTAGACCTGTTCGGCCGCGGTTCGCTGTTCCAATTGGCTTCCCTGGCCTCGACCGGCCCGGGACTGAGAACCCTGGCGCAGTGGTTGGGCGGCCCGGCCGAAAGCGAATCGGCCGATGCCCGCGCCGAAGCCATCGACGCGATGGCACCGCTGCGCGAGGAACGCGAGGCGTTTTACTTGCTGGCCAAACGCGCGGCCGACGGCACGGCCGAACCGGACCGATTTGTCGAGTGGGCCGGTGGCGGAACTTATCTGGACAGCCGATCCTGGCTGCGGACCTGGGCTCGCCTCTCGCCGATCGTGCTGCTGGCCGGGGTAATCATCGGGGTTGTCACCGCCAGCCTCCCCACACTGCTTGTGTTGGGCGGCGGAGTGGTACTGATCAATGTGCTGCTGACGGTGCTGCATCTGGGCCCGATCCACGACATCTTTTCGGTCGCGCTCAGCGGCCGCGGAGACGTGGAAGGTTACACCCAACTGTTCGGCACCGCCGAACATCTGCCCGATCACCCCGACAGCCTGCGAGCGATCAAACAAACGCTCGTTGACGACCCAGACCATAGCGCCGTGGTCGCCCTGCGGCAGTTGCAGTCGGCCGCCACGATGGCATCGCTGCGTCATTCCGGACTGCTGTTTATCCTGTATGTGATCCTGCAAGCGGTAGCCCTGTGGGACATCCATGTCCTGGCCGCTTTGGAAAAATGGCAAAACCGTCACGGCGACAACGCGGCTCGCTGGTTCAAAGCCCTGGGATCCCTGGAAGCCTTCATGTCGCTGGCAGCGCTTCGCGACGAGTACCCCAACTGGGCACGAGCTACCTGGATGGATTCGAGCGACGATTGCCAGGTCACAGCCACGCGGATGGGACACCCCTTGCTGACCGACGCCGAACGCGTGCTGAACGATGTCTCGGTCGGACCGCCCGGCACGGTGCTGCTGGTAACCGGATCGAACATGTCGGGTAAAAGCACAATGCTGCGGTCGGTGGGCTTGAACGTGATGCTGGCCTCGGCCGGCGCACCGGTCTGTGCCGCGGCCCTGCAACTACCGTCCCTGGAACTGTCGACCAGTATCCGCGTCCGCGACAGCGTGCGTGAAGGCGTGTCGTTCTACATGGCCGAACTCAAACGCCTCCGCATCGTCGTCGAACACGCCCGCGCCCTGCGGTCGCGCCAGGACCGCCGCGTGCTGTACCTGCTGGACGAAATCCTCCAAGGCACCAACAACCGCGAACGCCAAATTGCCGTCGCGCGAGTGCTGGGCCACCTGATCGACACCGGCGCGATCGGCGCCATCAGCACCCACGATCTGGACCTGGCCGACGACCCCTTGTTGCAGAGCGTCGCGCATCCGGTGCACTTCCGTGAAACCATCCAGCAAGACGCCGAGGGCCGCGACACGATGACCTTCGACTACGTGATGCGAGAGGGCGTGACGCCCACCACCAATGCCCTGCGCCTGCTGGAAATGGTCGGTTTGGGCGAAGAGTAG